Proteins from a genomic interval of Clostridium sp. AN503:
- a CDS encoding GntR family transcriptional regulator, which yields MKYDKYQYDRIFEILKNKIESGRMPKGTALPSYADLCKEYKVSNKTIRRVVAMLSEAGFIETKERKLSVVAYDLAGTEKALSDNLKEPNIPVMTDILKTAEILYYPFICHGISLCDKYDWDIPERIARQLNPRIPELFWKNSKLVWRFFIARCENELSLHIVDGLGFLGVEYRENNFDSRVVYQQTLIDFIQKSRVEAPASEVIKDFLTYIHFITISREDFQCFVPADSPFCIGVQGLDQWMKTAEERYSSVYLDILGLIAIGYYQPGDRLPSHAQMQKQYGVSVNTTTQAIQCLQEWGVVKATRGKGIFVSANIDTLNNIQVDPKLIASHLRRYFECLELLSLTVEGVAYHVAAHVTDEQIQKLIRQLDEAKKYGSLYQPAPVVLLEFLTEHIRLDALRSIYTIVLKNYRIGRKIPKLINRAKPYRKLEIHGRCAAVAKVLSDGDQSAFAKQAAEMFKYTHQLIIEECKELGYWNTVKDIYDGSQLWK from the coding sequence ATGAAATACGATAAATACCAATATGACAGAATATTTGAAATTTTAAAGAATAAGATCGAATCCGGACGGATGCCGAAAGGCACGGCCCTTCCTTCCTATGCTGATCTTTGCAAAGAGTATAAAGTATCTAACAAAACCATACGGCGTGTGGTAGCAATGCTGTCTGAAGCCGGTTTCATTGAGACAAAGGAGCGGAAGCTTTCCGTGGTTGCATATGATCTGGCGGGTACGGAAAAGGCTTTATCAGATAACTTGAAAGAACCCAATATCCCTGTTATGACAGATATCTTAAAAACAGCGGAAATTCTTTATTATCCGTTTATATGCCATGGAATATCGCTGTGCGACAAGTATGACTGGGATATCCCTGAAAGAATTGCCCGGCAGCTGAACCCCAGGATACCAGAGCTTTTTTGGAAAAACTCAAAGCTGGTCTGGCGTTTTTTTATTGCCAGATGTGAAAATGAGTTAAGCCTTCATATTGTTGATGGTCTTGGTTTCCTGGGAGTAGAATACAGGGAAAACAACTTTGACTCACGCGTCGTATATCAGCAGACGCTTATCGATTTTATCCAAAAGAGCAGAGTAGAGGCGCCTGCAAGCGAAGTCATCAAAGATTTCCTTACATATATCCATTTTATTACGATTTCAAGGGAAGATTTTCAATGCTTTGTGCCTGCTGATTCGCCATTTTGTATCGGCGTTCAGGGACTTGACCAGTGGATGAAAACAGCGGAAGAACGCTATTCCAGTGTATACCTGGATATTTTGGGGCTTATCGCGATCGGGTATTATCAGCCGGGTGACAGACTGCCTTCTCATGCCCAGATGCAGAAGCAGTATGGCGTCAGTGTAAATACGACGACGCAGGCTATTCAGTGCCTGCAGGAATGGGGCGTTGTAAAGGCAACCCGTGGGAAAGGGATTTTTGTTTCTGCAAATATAGATACATTGAACAATATTCAAGTGGATCCGAAATTAATTGCCAGCCATCTCAGGAGATATTTCGAGTGCCTGGAACTGCTTTCCTTAACGGTAGAGGGAGTGGCTTACCATGTTGCGGCTCATGTAACCGATGAGCAAATACAAAAATTAATCCGGCAATTAGACGAAGCGAAAAAATACGGCAGCCTATATCAACCAGCTCCTGTTGTTCTGCTGGAATTTTTGACAGAGCATATTAGACTGGACGCCCTGCGGTCGATCTATACGATTGTACTCAAAAATTACCGGATTGGCCGTAAAATACCCAAATTAATAAACAGGGCCAAACCATACAGAAAACTGGAAATACATGGCAGGTGTGCAGCAGTTGCGAAGGTATTGTCCGACGGGGATCAGAGTGCATTTGCAAAGCAGGCTGCGGAAATGTTCAAGTATACCCATCAGCTTATCATTGAAGAGTGTAAAGAGTTGGGATACTGGAATACGGTCAAGGATATATACGACGGCTCCCAACTGTGGAAATAG
- a CDS encoding ATP-binding protein produces MKRAMNGKMKKTGAEILPRIRCITVLLTVALISEIFLFTVTYRHLNQSIQNERIDSIEQMSTLISEKLFLLRQNYEDKVRQAALVIMDNHVRSLDQEHPLLQGVEQLYLLAEDGSCISLTGDKILLSESEEIRKLKTSDEVRTDFCTVQTKGDFWVFMSPLSGVTIENKEFFGVIMLVDSNTYAEIAATALYENQGASYVVNRLGVIELRPTKSTANEYFGGYNLLHILREKNVDEQQIFVLQQGLKEQQEVNFIAKIGGETWRIQSFPDSWGNSIVITVPISITARSTFDGMRNVVIMIGLILLTVVIMALVWVSYYVKKGQQIKLEQAKAALKSDFMNKVSHDIRTPLTAVIGLNDLLMHNADKPEVVAECAQKAKKSGEYLVSIINDVLDLSRIECGKLRLSQKAFDMKELLETVVQLETYPAGEKALNFCLDCPENFHRGFLGDAVRIKQCLINLVSNAIKFTPEQGTVTLTYREQTDSSRYTRAYFVVEDTGIGMSEAFMQQMFHPFEQEQSSLTSSHVGSGLGLAIVHNLVTLMNGTIHVESKLKQGSRFVIELPLERTGLNEQNLENMNTDELPAYLLGRRILLAEDNEINREIVTELLTGLGFVVDGAGNGAEAVERFQDSSEGYYSMILMDIQMPVMSGLDAVSAIRGSDHMDAGIIPIIALSANAFEEDVEKSLAHGMQAHISKPVDMSMLKKLFVKYIHERGGAE; encoded by the coding sequence GTGAAAAGAGCGATGAATGGAAAAATGAAAAAAACCGGAGCGGAAATCCTGCCTCGGATCAGATGTATAACGGTTCTTCTGACGGTGGCGCTCATCTCCGAAATTTTTTTGTTTACCGTTACATACCGTCATTTAAACCAGTCTATCCAAAATGAGCGTATCGATTCGATCGAGCAAATGAGTACTCTTATTTCGGAAAAGCTGTTTCTATTAAGGCAAAATTATGAGGATAAGGTACGGCAGGCGGCTCTCGTCATTATGGACAACCATGTCCGGTCGCTGGACCAGGAACATCCTCTGCTCCAGGGGGTTGAACAGCTTTACCTGCTGGCTGAGGATGGCTCCTGTATCTCTTTAACAGGCGATAAGATCCTGCTGTCTGAATCGGAGGAGATCAGGAAGCTGAAAACCTCGGATGAGGTTCGGACGGATTTTTGTACGGTACAGACAAAAGGAGATTTTTGGGTTTTTATGTCTCCTCTTTCTGGCGTAACCATAGAGAATAAAGAGTTCTTCGGAGTTATTATGCTGGTGGACTCAAATACCTATGCAGAGATCGCCGCCACAGCTTTATATGAGAATCAGGGCGCTTCCTATGTGGTGAACCGGTTGGGCGTGATCGAACTGCGGCCAACCAAGTCCACCGCAAATGAGTATTTCGGTGGGTATAACCTGCTCCATATCCTGCGTGAAAAAAATGTGGATGAGCAGCAGATCTTTGTGCTGCAGCAGGGACTGAAAGAACAGCAGGAAGTCAATTTTATCGCTAAAATAGGTGGGGAAACATGGCGGATACAGAGTTTTCCGGATAGCTGGGGAAACAGCATTGTTATTACAGTGCCCATATCGATCACGGCCCGGTCAACCTTTGACGGAATGCGGAATGTAGTCATTATGATTGGACTTATCCTCCTGACTGTGGTGATCATGGCACTGGTCTGGGTCTCCTACTATGTGAAAAAGGGTCAGCAAATCAAATTGGAGCAGGCGAAAGCAGCATTGAAGAGCGATTTTATGAACAAGGTCTCTCATGATATCCGTACACCGTTGACTGCCGTGATTGGGCTGAATGATCTTCTGATGCATAATGCAGACAAACCGGAAGTTGTAGCGGAATGTGCACAAAAAGCGAAAAAGTCTGGTGAATATCTTGTCTCTATTATCAATGACGTTCTGGATTTAAGCCGGATTGAATGTGGAAAGCTGCGGCTTTCACAAAAAGCTTTTGATATGAAGGAACTGCTGGAGACTGTTGTTCAGTTGGAGACATATCCTGCTGGAGAGAAAGCGCTGAATTTTTGCCTGGATTGCCCGGAAAATTTCCACAGAGGATTTTTAGGAGATGCCGTTCGCATCAAGCAGTGTCTCATCAATCTGGTTTCCAACGCCATCAAATTTACGCCTGAACAGGGAACTGTGACTCTGACCTACCGGGAACAGACGGATAGCAGCAGATATACCAGAGCTTATTTTGTGGTGGAGGACACTGGGATCGGTATGAGCGAAGCGTTTATGCAGCAAATGTTCCATCCCTTTGAGCAGGAACAGTCTTCCCTTACTTCTTCTCATGTAGGCAGCGGCCTGGGGCTGGCGATTGTGCACAATCTGGTGACCCTGATGAACGGAACCATCCATGTGGAGAGCAAATTGAAGCAAGGGAGCAGATTTGTCATAGAACTTCCCTTGGAGCGCACCGGATTGAATGAACAGAACCTTGAAAACATGAACACCGATGAATTGCCTGCATATTTGCTTGGCAGGAGAATCCTGTTGGCAGAGGATAACGAAATCAACCGTGAGATTGTCACAGAGCTTTTAACCGGACTAGGCTTTGTCGTCGATGGTGCTGGAAATGGCGCTGAGGCTGTAGAGCGCTTCCAGGATTCTTCTGAGGGATATTATTCCATGATTTTGATGGACATCCAGATGCCGGTGATGAGTGGCCTGGATGCCGTATCAGCCATACGCGGATCGGATCATATGGACGCCGGGATCATCCCCATCATTGCCTTATCTGCAAACGCTTTTGAAGAGGATGTAGAGAAATCCCTTGCCCACGGCATGCAGGCGCATATCAGCAAGCCGGTAGATATGAGTATGCTCAAGAAATTGTTTGTCAAATATATACACGAAAGAGGGGGCGCAGAATGA
- a CDS encoding extracellular solute-binding protein — MKKRKFFCIVPVLSLLTGMGGCTDTPRETEVRARFCQENEILTCEPVDFDKTVITIGIYAPCNSDPVELAIEAQFPNIDIVTLDQVSVPDIQSYVKQPGVQHDLEDIIFMGYVKDMAVSDSIFYDLSAEDFTSLYNQAVLNSMSSGGSLYQLPINSSVQGIFYNKSLFEAHGWEIPETVEAFYTLCDEITAQGIRPFVPCYKYSPDGVGLGFSNRAVFSTMDKRKQYELFCRGQASCKGLLEPYFEVHKTLYDRGIVVEGDFSSSLTRNRRALYAGEIAMLPEQLTMFSLYEDEQPECELGFFGYPSHTPGDRWMQMSPGRSMALSKESMEDSNKKQVLLDILAFLSTDEGQEALLEVFSGLSSVKSAQADLREEFWDVQRCVENGQVFFANRIGNDLHNQTLKAYLEGRMTLEQALAQTDAMVKNISANQVPDESIGTATEEFTILETSSFIADAMRSATGAEIALIPHSSYYAGNYAKFYEGEVTMLYRFYLRGLGNGDYLTTYEITGANLKNLMEHPVINGEEVNAMYAFSGLNMEYAPWRAWDENVIKLTLANGEEIEDDKSYIVAAWPTSIDGRYLTSTLDVHSELGSNIDLVTSAVKQAGTISPAKDHRLILRWD, encoded by the coding sequence ATGAAAAAACGGAAGTTTTTTTGCATCGTTCCAGTCCTGAGCCTATTGACGGGCATGGGTGGATGCACCGACACGCCGCGTGAAACGGAGGTTAGAGCACGGTTCTGCCAGGAGAATGAGATTTTGACCTGTGAACCTGTGGATTTTGATAAAACGGTGATCACCATCGGCATATACGCCCCCTGTAATTCGGATCCGGTGGAGCTTGCCATTGAGGCACAATTCCCTAATATCGATATTGTTACCCTGGATCAGGTCAGCGTCCCCGACATCCAGTCGTACGTAAAGCAGCCTGGCGTACAGCATGATTTGGAAGATATTATATTTATGGGCTATGTAAAAGATATGGCGGTAAGTGACAGCATATTTTATGACTTATCTGCGGAAGATTTCACTTCTCTTTACAATCAGGCTGTATTAAACAGCATGAGTTCCGGTGGCAGTCTTTACCAGCTTCCGATCAATAGTTCCGTACAGGGGATCTTTTACAACAAAAGTCTGTTTGAGGCGCATGGCTGGGAAATCCCGGAGACGGTCGAGGCATTTTATACTTTGTGCGACGAAATTACTGCACAGGGTATCCGCCCTTTTGTCCCCTGTTACAAGTATTCTCCGGACGGAGTTGGTCTGGGGTTTAGCAACCGTGCCGTTTTTTCCACTATGGATAAACGGAAGCAGTATGAGCTTTTCTGTAGAGGACAGGCCTCCTGCAAAGGGCTGCTGGAGCCGTATTTCGAGGTACACAAAACCCTTTATGACCGAGGCATCGTGGTGGAAGGCGACTTCTCCTCCAGCCTGACAAGAAACCGCCGCGCCCTATACGCAGGTGAGATCGCTATGCTGCCGGAACAACTGACCATGTTTTCTCTGTATGAGGATGAGCAGCCGGAATGTGAGCTTGGATTTTTCGGTTACCCCTCTCATACGCCTGGGGATCGGTGGATGCAGATGTCACCGGGGCGCAGCATGGCACTGTCTAAGGAATCTATGGAAGACAGCAATAAAAAGCAGGTTCTATTGGACATCCTGGCGTTTCTCAGTACAGATGAGGGGCAGGAGGCTTTGTTAGAAGTTTTTTCGGGGCTGAGCAGTGTGAAATCCGCTCAGGCAGATTTGAGAGAAGAATTTTGGGACGTACAAAGATGTGTGGAAAACGGACAGGTTTTTTTTGCGAACAGGATTGGAAATGATCTTCACAACCAAACTCTGAAGGCCTATTTGGAAGGCAGGATGACCTTGGAGCAGGCTCTTGCCCAAACAGACGCTATGGTTAAAAACATCTCGGCCAACCAAGTACCCGATGAATCAATCGGAACCGCAACCGAGGAGTTTACAATCCTGGAAACCAGCAGTTTTATTGCTGATGCCATGCGTTCTGCCACCGGAGCTGAGATTGCCCTCATTCCCCACAGTTCTTACTATGCGGGAAATTATGCGAAGTTTTATGAGGGAGAGGTTACAATGCTATACCGCTTTTATCTGAGAGGGCTGGGCAACGGGGACTATCTGACCACTTATGAAATTACCGGCGCCAATCTGAAAAATCTGATGGAGCACCCAGTCATCAACGGGGAAGAAGTTAATGCCATGTATGCCTTTTCCGGCTTGAACATGGAGTACGCCCCATGGCGGGCATGGGATGAAAATGTAATAAAGCTGACCCTGGCTAACGGAGAAGAGATCGAGGACGATAAGAGCTACATCGTGGCTGCATGGCCCACCTCTATTGACGGACGTTATCTCACCTCCACCCTGGACGTCCACAGCGAGCTGGGCAGTAATATTGATCTGGTCACTTCCGCTGTCAAACAGGCAGGGACCATCTCTCCGGCAAAAGATCACCGGCTGATACTGCGCTGGGATTAA